From one Triticum aestivum cultivar Chinese Spring chromosome 4B, IWGSC CS RefSeq v2.1, whole genome shotgun sequence genomic stretch:
- the LOC123092332 gene encoding DEAD-box ATP-dependent RNA helicase 24, whose protein sequence is MSKRPRLEGFSIPRPTPYSFERSQPAPRLYVPADDDLDDIAFSDDAAAPSDAAEGGKAEDDEIDPLDAFMAEIQEEIRAPPPPPKPEALRPADSDEDDDPMESFLRAKKDAGLTLAADVMNAGYNSDEEVYAAAKAVDAGMMEYDSDDNSIVVDKRKIEPIPPLDHSTIEYEPFTKDFYEEKPSVSGMSVEEVSDYMKSLAIRVSGFDVPRPVKNFEDCGFPVPLMNAIAKQGYEKPTTIQCQALPIVLSGRDIIGIAKTGSGKTAAFVLPMIVHIMDQPELQKEEGPIGVICAPTRELAHQIYLEAKKFAKPYNLQVAAVYGGVSKFEQFKELKSGCEIVVATPGRLIDLLKMKALKMFRATYLVLDEADRMFDLGFEPQIRSIVGQIRPDRQTLLFSATMPYKVERLAREILTDPIRVTVGQVGSANEDIKQVVNVLPSDAEKMPWLLEKMPGMIDDGDVLVFATKKARVDEVENQLNQHGFKVAALHGDKDQASRMETLQKFKSGIYHVLVATDVAARGLDIKSIKTVVNFDIAKEMDMHIHRIGRTGRAGDKDGTAYTLITQKESRFAGELVHSLIAAGQDVPNELMDLAMKDGRFRANRDSRKGGKKGGKGKSGGGGGGGGGGGGGARGRGRGIRGVDFGLGIGYGSESGPQVPAPRSATVNVLKTGMMQNFKSSFVSASSSAPGNSAPLRGAPFVKPALRGFVSGGTIGGDSGAARPAPPAPSFVPASRPAGNTNENGNTNPESSKDQRRERKRPSGWDR, encoded by the exons ATGTCGAAGCGACCGAGGCTCGAGGGCTTCAGCATCCCGCGTCCCACCCCATACAGCTTCGAGCGCTCCCAACCCGCGCCGCGCCTCTACGTCCCCGCCGATGACGACCTCGACGACATCGCCTTCTCTGACGACGCAGCCGCACCCTCGGACGCCGCGGAGGgcggcaaggcggaggacgacgagaTCGACCCGCTCGACGCGTTCATGGCAGAGATCCAGGAGGAGATccgcgcgccgcccccgccgcccaagCCCGAGGCACTCCGCCCCGCGGATTCCGATGAGGACGACGACCCAATGGAGAGCTTCCTGcgggccaagaaggacgccgggcTCACGCTTGCTGCCGACGTCATGAACGCTGGGTATAACTCCGACGAGGAGGTGTACGCTGCCGCTAAGGCCGTCGACGCCGGCATGATGGAGTACGACTCCGACGACAACTCCATAGTAGTCGACAAGAGGAAGATAGAGCCCATACCACCACTGGACCATTCGACCATCGAGTACGAGCCCTTCACCAAGGATTTCTACGAGGAGAAGCCGTCAGTTTCAG GGATGAGTGTGGAAGAGGTGTCTGATTATATGAAAAGTTTGGCAATCCGGGTTTCAGGCTTTGATGTGCCAAGGCCAGTTAAAAACTTTGAGGATTGTGGGTTTCCTGTTCCATTGATGAATGCTATTGCCAAGCAGGGTTATGAAAAGCCGACAACAATTCAGTGCCAGGCTTTACCTATTGTCCTTTCAGGTAGAGATATCATTGGTATTGCGAAAACTGGTTCAGGCAAGACCGCAGCATTTGTACTCCCTATGATTGTTCACATTATGGATCAGCCTGAGCTTCAGAAGGAAGAAGGTCCAATAGGAGTCATATGTGCTCCAACAAGAGAATTGGCACATCAGATATATCTCGAAGCTAAGAAGTTTGCAAAGCCTTACAATCTTCAAGTTGCTGCTGTTTATGGTGGTGTTTCCAAATTTGAACAGTTTAAAGAACTGAAATCAGGCTGTGAAATAGTCGTTGCTACCCCAGGGAGACTGATAGACTTGCTTAAGATGAAGGCACTGAAGATGTTTAGGGCAACTTATCTGGTTCTTGATGAAGCTGATCGCATGTTTGATCTTGGGTTCGAGCCTCAGATACGATCCATTGTTGGTCAAATTAGACCAGACCGACAAACCTTGCTTTTTTCTGCAACAATGCCATACAAAGTGGAACGATTGGCTAGAGAAATTTTGACTGACCCTATTCGAGTCACAGTTGGTCAAGTTGGTAGTGCTAATGAAGACATTAAACAAGTTGTGAATGTACTCCCTTCTGATGCTGAGAAAATGCCATGGCTTCTCGAGAAAATGCCTGGTATGATTGATGATGGAGACGTGCTTGTATTTGCAACTAAGAAGGCTCGAGTCGATGAGGTTGAGAACCAGTTGAATCAGCATGGATTCAAAGTTGCTGCACTTCATGGTGACAAGGATCAAGCATCTCGGATGGAGACACTGCAGAAGTTCAAGTCTGGGATTTACCATGTTCTTGTTGCAACTGATGTTGCTGCACGTGGTCTGGACATAAAGTCAATTAAAACAGTTGTCAACTTTGATATTGCAAAAGAAATGGATATGCATATTCACCGCATTGGAAGAACTGGCCGGGCTGGTGATAAAGATGGCACCGCATATACTCTTATTACACAGAAAGAATCACGATTTGCAGGTGAATTGGTTCATAGTTTAATTGCTGCTGGTCAAGATGTGCCCAACGAACTTATGGACCTGGCAATGAAG GATGGCAGGTTCAGAGCTAACCGTGACTCCAGAAAAG GTGGGAAGAAAGGTGGCAAAGGAAagagtggtggaggtggtggtgggggcggcggcgggggtggcggTGCGCGTGGGCGTGGGCGTGGCATACGTGGAGTTGATTTTGGCCTTGGCATTGGCTATGGTTCTGAATCAGGGCCACAAGTACCTGCTCCAAGATCTGCCACTGTAAACGTGTTGAAGACGGGGATGATGCAAAATTTTAAGAGTAGCTTTGTCTCGGCGTCTTCGAGTGCGCCAGGCAACAGTGCACCTTTGAGGGGTGCACCTTTTGTAAAACCCGCACTTCGTGGTTTTGTTTCCGGTGGTACCATAGGAGGGGATTCAGGTGCAGCGAGACCAGCACCACCGGCGCCCTCATTTGTTCCTGCGTCCAGGCCAGCAGGAAACACTAACGAAAACGGGAACACAAACCCTGAAAG CTCGAAGGATCAACGGAGGGAGAGAAAGCGGCCATCTGGGTGGGATCGCTAG